A genomic window from Cucumis melo cultivar AY chromosome 8, USDA_Cmelo_AY_1.0, whole genome shotgun sequence includes:
- the LOC103484609 gene encoding tRNA wybutosine-synthesizing protein 2/3/4: MEFEKRKAATMASLGSTETDKSPKGSLDTPIIPLINTLNSHPSYFTTSSCSGRISILAQPISTTSAAAPKPKKKALGGSWLFVSHEFAEPNSVIDLLFRSPSTNRELSELVFRFEPLIIAVECKDLGSAQALVSTAISCGFRESGITSASKRVIIAIRCSIRMEVPLGTSEKIMVTPEYVQYIVNVANEKMVANKKRTDGFLKALQSSISDALRTCHGIPSREATEDVNDSLDRKGHGCADDNDGAALEGGVWNANSGSSEACSYSLSVEPIDIAGEPIEKLFIWGHSATTIHNKVIAFGGFGGMGRHARRNDLLQFDMLSYTLQTINVEDRPSPRLGHTSSLVGDRLYVVGGRTDPTCILKDVWLFNITQEKWTLLECTGSPFSPRHRHAAAVLGSKIYVFGGLENDRISSSFIFLDSDSHHWKEIQGGGEQPCGRHSHSMVSYGSHIYMFGGYDGEKTLGDLYSFDTNACYWKKENIAGITPNARFSHAMFVYKNYIGIIGGCPVTQTYQELVLLDLQLRCWRHVSLNCIGRELFVRSTVSVVGDDLILVGGGASCYAFGTTFSEPMKISLHPLISSEVILGHSENTEKLEKENRDPECIPNGNAQSFNEAFSFNIDIEKSNSREQKQGALYWVLQIERKYAKLVKDILKKFGWLDMGRNVSSRGSGTHICFPVNGKFCDTFDEKQSWWADQFEQENDFSISGPESWEGCLTSNLKALNVLKKCGATKLVDEVVDIKTAAKTPFKKMSEAVSSLLKHYGLSEVLLEELPTRWERLGDLVVLPLTSFKDPTWDTIGEELWPLVAKSLGTYRLARQGRVASTGTRDSNLEILVGDNGWVEHRENGITYSFDATKCMFSWGNLSEKLRMAHLNCKEETIVDLFAGIGYFVLPFLVGAKAKLVYACEWNPHAIEALKRNLQANCVSNRCVVLEGDNRETAPKGVADRVCLGLLPTSEGSWVTAVRALRSEGGTLHVHGNVKDSEEEQWTRRLIHSITEIAKSEGHCWDISVEHVQRVKWYAPHIRHLVADVQCKRIQQNS, encoded by the exons ATGGAATTTGAGAAGAGGAAAGCTGCGACCATGGCGTCACTAGGCTCAACTGAGACCGATAAATCACCCAAGGGAAGCTTGGATACTCCAATCATTCCTCTCATCAACACTCTCAACAGCCATCCGTCTTACTTCACCACAAGTTCCTGCTCTGGTCGGATTTCTATTCTTGCCCAACCAATCTCTACCACCTCTGCCGCCGCCCCGAAGCCGAAGAAGAAAGCCCTAGGTGGTTCTTGGCTCTTTGTTAGTCATGAGTTTGCTGAACCCAACTCAGTGATCGACCTCCTCTTTCGTTCTCCTTCAACTAATAGGGAGTTATCTGAGCTTGTGTTCAGGTTCGAACCTCTGATAATAGCAGTTGAGTGTAAGGATCTTGGATCGGCTCAGGCTTTGGTTTCCACTGCTATATCTTGTGGGTTTAGAGAATCAGGCATTACCAGTGCTAGCAAGCGTGTGATAATTGCAATTCGCTGTTCTATTCGAATGGAGGTGCCGCTGGGGACTAGCGAGAAGATTATGGTTACGCCCGAGTATGTCCAGTACATCGTTAATGTAGCAAATGAGAAGATGGTGGCCAATAAGAAGAGAACTGATGGGTTTCTGAAGGCATTACAAAGTAGTATTTCCGATGCTTTGCGAACGTGTCATGGAATACCATCGAGAGAGGCAACGGAGGATGTGAATGATTCACTAGACAGAAAAGGACATGGTTGTGCAGATGATAATGATGGTGCAGCGCTGGAAGGCGGGGTTTGGAATGCCAATTCTG GATCATCAGAAGCATGCAGTTATAGTTTATCTGTTGAACCGATAGACATTGCTGGTGAACCTATCGAGAAGCTTTTTATTTGGGGGCACTCGGCCACTACCATCCACAATAAAGTTATTGCATTTGGTGGTTTTGGGGGCATGGGCAGGCATGCACGAAGAAATGATTTATTGCAATTTGATATGTTGTCATACACACTGCAGACGATCAATGTAGAAGATCGTCCATCTCCTCGTTTAGGTCACACATCATCTTTGGTTGGAGACCGCCTTTATGTTGTTGGTGGCAGGACAGATCCTACGTGCATTCTAAAAGATGTATGGCTCTTTAATATCACTCAGGAAAAATGGACGTTACTCGAATGCACTGGCAGCCCTTTTTCACCTAG GCACCGGCATGCTGCAGCAGTATTAGGCTCAAAAATTTATGTGTTTGGTGGACTTGAGAATGACAGAATATcatcttcttttattttcttggACTCAGATAGTCATCACTGGAAAGAAATACAGGGTGGTGGTGAACAGCCATGCGGTCGTCATTCACACTCAATGGTGTCTTATGGGTCGCACATTTATATGTTTGGAGGGTACGATGGGGAGAAAACTCTAGGAGACTTGTATTCTTTTGATACAAATGCTTGTTattggaagaaagaaaatatagCTGGGATAACTCCGAATGCAAGGTTCTCCCATGCAATGTTTGTGTATAAAAATTATATTGGAATTATTGGAGGTTGCCCTGTGACACAAACCTATCAAGAGTTGGTATTACTTGATTTGCAACTTCGTTGCTGGAGGCATGTGTCCCTAAATTGTATTGGCAGGGAATTGTTTGTTCGTAGCACGGTCAGTGTTGTTGGTGATGATCTCATCCTAGTCGGTGGTGGGGCATCATGTTATGCATTTGGGACGACCTTTAGTGAGCCAATGAAAATTAGTTTGCATCCATTGATATCCTCAGAGGTTATTTTAGGGCATTCTGAAAACACAGAAAAGCTGGAGAAGGAGAACAGAGATCCAGAATGTATTCCCAACGGCAATGCTCAAAGTTTCAATGAAGCTTTCAGCTTTAATATAGATATTGAAAAATCCAATTCACGTGAACAAAAACAAGGTGCTTTGTATtgggttttacaaattgaaagAAAGTATGCAAAATTAGTGAAAGACATTTTAAAGAAGTTTGGATGGCTGGATATGGGTAGAAATGTTTCTTCACGAGGCAGTGGAACGCATATTTGCTTTCCGGTGAATGGCAAATTCTGTGATACATTTGATGAAAAGCAATCCTGGTGGGCAGATCAATTTGAACAGGAGAATGACTTTAGTATATCAGGACCTGAAAGTTGGGAAGGATGCCTGACCTCTAACTTAAAAGCTTTGAATGTCTTAAAGAAATGTGGTGCAACTAAACTGGTGGATGAAGTTGTTGACATAAAAACAGCTGCCAAAACTCCATTTAAAAAGATGAGTGAAGCAGTGTCCTCTTTGCTAAAGCATTATGGCTTATCTGAAGTACTCCTGGAGGAGCTGCCAACAAG ATGGGAGCGACTTGGGGATCTTGTGGTGCTTCCACTCACATCTTTTAAGGATCCCACATGGGACACCATTGGGGAGGAGCTGTGGCCTTTGGTTGCCAAATCACTTGGTACTTATCGTCTTGCTCGCCAA ggAAGGGTTGCTTCTACTGGTACAAGGGATAGTAACTTGGAGATTCTTGTGGGGGATAATGGTTGGGTTGAACATAGAGAAAATGGAATAACTTATTCTTTCGATGCCACTAAGTGCATGTTTTCCTGGGGAAATCTTTCTGAGAAGTTACGGATGGCCCATCTGAACTGTAAAGAGGAGACCATTGTGGATTTATTTGCTGGAATTGGATATTTTGTGTTGCCATTTCTTGTCGG GGCTAAAGCAAAGCTGGTCTATGCTTGTGAATGGAATCCTCACGCTATTGAGGCACTTAAACGCAATTTACAAGCTAATTGCGTAAGCAATCGTTGTGTTGTTCTTGAAGGAGATAACCGGGAAACAGCACCTAAG GGAGTTGCTGATCGGGTCTGTCTCGGTCTCCTTCCAACAAGTGAGGGTAGCTGGGTAACTGCTGTGAGAGCATTGAG AAGTGAAGGTGGGACACTCCATGTGCATGGTAATGTGAAGGATTCGGAAGAAGAACAGTGGACTCGACGCCTCATACACTCAATAACAGAAATTGCTAAATCTGAag GTCATTGTTGGGATATCTCGGTAGAACACGTTCAGAGAGTAAAATGGTATGCCCCACACATTCGTCATCTTGTTGCGGATGTTCAATGCAAAAGGATTCAACAGAACAGTTGA
- the LOC103484608 gene encoding ATP synthase gamma chain, chloroplastic, whose translation MACSNLAMWVSSKPSSSDSSALSFRPVNPLQVPSQGSASRSSSVSPIQCGLRELRERIDSVKNTQKITEAMKLVAAAKVRRAQEAVVNGRPFSESLVEVLYNINEQLQTEDIDVPLTKVRPVKKVALIVVTGDRGLCGSFNNMIIKKAESRIAELKTLGLDYTVISVGKKGNSYFSRRPYIPVDRFLEGGSLPTAKEAQAIADDVFSLFISEEVDKVELLYTKFVSLVKSDPVIHTLLPLSPKGEICDINGVCVDAAEDEFFRLTTKEGKLTVERDAVRTKTSDFSPILQFEQDPVQILDALLPLYLNSQILRSLQESLASELAARMSAMSNATDNASELKKTLSIVYNRQRQAKITGEILEIVAGANALT comes from the coding sequence ATGGCTTGCTCAAACTTGGCAATGTGGGTATCCTCAAAACCGTCTTCATCCGATTCCTCTGCTCTTTCTTTTCGGCCAGTCAATCCTCTTCAAGTTCCTTCCCAAGGCTCCGCTTCGCGATCCTCATCTGTCTCTCCCATTCAGTGCGGTCTACGTGAGCTTCGAGAACGGATCGATTCAGTGAAGAACACCCAGAAAATTACTGAGGCTATGAAGCTTGTTGCTGCTGCCAAAGTTCGTAGAGCTCAAGAAGCTGTTGTTAATGGAAGACCATTCTCGGAATCTCTAGTTGAAGTACTTTACAATATCAATGAGCAGCTCCAAACCGAGGATATAGATGTTCCTCTGACTAAAGTTCGACCAGTCAAGAAGGTTGCTTTGATTGTTGTAACAGGGGATCGAGGCCTCTGCGGCAGTTTCAATAACATGATCATAAAAAAGGCAGAATCCAGAATCGCGGAATTGAAGACCCTTGGCCTTGATTATACAGTTATTAGCGTCGGCAAGAAGGGGAACTCGTATTTTTCTCGCCGGCCTTACATCCCAGTAGATAGATTTCTCGAGGGCGGTTCACTTCCAACAGCTAAAGAAGCTCAAGCCATTGCAGACGATGTTTTTTCCCTCTTTATAAGCGAAGAGGTCGACAAAGTCGAGCTTCTGTACACCAAATTCGTGTCATTAGTTAAATCAGACCCGGTGATCCACACTTTGCTTCCATTGTCACCTAAAGGAGAGATCTGTGATATAAATGGTGTTTGTGTTGATGCCGCAGAGGATGAGTTCTTCAGATTGACGACAAAAGAAGGAAAATTGACTGTAGAGAGAGATGCCGTGAGGACAAAAACCTCAGATTTCTCCCCAATTTTGCAGTTTGAGCAAGACCCAGTTCAGATTCTTGATGCTTTATTACCTCTCTATTTGAACAGTCAAATTTTGAGATCATTACAGGAATCGTTAGCTAGTGAGCTTGCTGCTAGAATGAGTGCCATGAGCAATGCAACTGATAATGCCAGCGAGTTGAAGAAGACATTGTCTATTGTTTACAACAGACAGCGGCAAGCCAAAATCACTGGCGAGATTTTGGAGATTGTTGCCGGTGCCAACGCTTTGACTTGA
- the LOC103484610 gene encoding uncharacterized protein LOC103484610 isoform X1, with product MKMAGSNTSWSNGFHGKSIKDEDFDEEDAWGEFVSERKEKEALIPMSTKLNHFKSSSSSSSSSSSSSASAWRMQISSVPKMIPKAKTTANQEPKTVKRSSAPLDIPDWSKIYGRNGNMGSWINDEYGLVNDAAARNGFVNDDDEEEDVMVPPHEWIARKLARTQISSFSVCEGIGRTLKGRDLSKLRNAILTKTGFLE from the exons ATGAA AATGGCAGGTTCCAACACCAGTTGGAGTAATGGGTTTCATGGAAAATCAATCAAAGATGAAGACTTTGATGAAGAAGACGCATGGGGTGAATTTGTCagtgaaagaaaagaaaaagaagcttTGATTCCAATGTCGACAAAATTAAACCACTTCAAATCATCaagctcttcttcttcttcttcttcttcttcttctgcttctgctTGGCGCATGCAGATCAGCTCTGTTCCTAAAATGATACCAAAAGCCAAAACAACAGCAAATCAAGAACCCAAAACTGTGAAGAGATCCTCAGCTCCTTTGGATATACCAGATTGGTCAAAGATATATGGAAGAAATGGGAATATGGGTTCATGGATAAATGATGAATATGGCTTGGTTAATGATGCTGCTGCACGTAATGGTTTTGtcaatgatgatgatgaagaagaggaTGTTATGGTTCCTCCACATGAATGGATTGCTAGGAAGCTTGCAAGGACTCAAATTTCATCTTTTTCAGTGTGTGAAGGGATTGGAAGAACATTGAAAGGAAGAGATCTAAGTAAATTGAGAAATGCCATTTTGACTAAAACTGGTTTTTTGGAGTGA
- the LOC103484610 gene encoding uncharacterized protein LOC103484610 isoform X2, giving the protein MAGSNTSWSNGFHGKSIKDEDFDEEDAWGEFVSERKEKEALIPMSTKLNHFKSSSSSSSSSSSSSASAWRMQISSVPKMIPKAKTTANQEPKTVKRSSAPLDIPDWSKIYGRNGNMGSWINDEYGLVNDAAARNGFVNDDDEEEDVMVPPHEWIARKLARTQISSFSVCEGIGRTLKGRDLSKLRNAILTKTGFLE; this is encoded by the coding sequence ATGGCAGGTTCCAACACCAGTTGGAGTAATGGGTTTCATGGAAAATCAATCAAAGATGAAGACTTTGATGAAGAAGACGCATGGGGTGAATTTGTCagtgaaagaaaagaaaaagaagcttTGATTCCAATGTCGACAAAATTAAACCACTTCAAATCATCaagctcttcttcttcttcttcttcttcttcttctgcttctgctTGGCGCATGCAGATCAGCTCTGTTCCTAAAATGATACCAAAAGCCAAAACAACAGCAAATCAAGAACCCAAAACTGTGAAGAGATCCTCAGCTCCTTTGGATATACCAGATTGGTCAAAGATATATGGAAGAAATGGGAATATGGGTTCATGGATAAATGATGAATATGGCTTGGTTAATGATGCTGCTGCACGTAATGGTTTTGtcaatgatgatgatgaagaagaggaTGTTATGGTTCCTCCACATGAATGGATTGCTAGGAAGCTTGCAAGGACTCAAATTTCATCTTTTTCAGTGTGTGAAGGGATTGGAAGAACATTGAAAGGAAGAGATCTAAGTAAATTGAGAAATGCCATTTTGACTAAAACTGGTTTTTTGGAGTGA
- the LOC103484611 gene encoding probable beta-1,3-galactosyltransferase 2 isoform X2 has translation MSVKNRGGSELASRNAFSRNWVLLLCLGSFCAGMFFTNRMWLVPGGERSSKFFRVADAQMKIKSEDCNPQRNGYKASIIENSRTRLSIQELNDTIADLERKLAAAMDDNESVSKGSISLENPKTDYLNLKRRKYFMVIGINTAFSSRKRRDSIRSTWMPQGEKRTKLEEEKGIIIRFVIGHSSTSGGILDKAVAAEELMNRDFLRLNHVEGYLELSAKTKTYFATAVAFWDAEFYVKVDDDVHVNLATLGSTLAAHRRKPRVYIGCMKSGPVLSQKGLKYHEPEHWIFGGEGNKYFRHATGQLYAISKDLAKYILKNQCGAC, from the exons ATGTCGGTGAAGAACAGAGGAGGTAGCGAGCTTGCTTCAAGAAATGCATTCTCCAGGAACTGGGTTCTTCTGCTATGTCTTGGGAGCTTTTGCGCTGGAATGTTCTTCACTAACAG AATGTGGTTGGTTCCAGGAGGTGAAAGGAGTTCAAAGTTTTTTAGGGTTGCTGATGCACAAATGAAGATAAAATCTGAGGATTGTAACCCACAACGT AATGGATACAAAGCAAGCATTATTGAGAATTCAAGGACACGGCTCAGTATCCA GGAACTGAATGACACGATTGCGGATTTAGAAAGGAAATTAGCAGCCGCAATGGATGATAACGAATCTGTATCAAAGGGATCCATCTCATTGGAGAACCCGAAGACTGATTATTTGAATTTGAAGAGAAGAAAATACTTCATGGTTATAGGAATAAATACAGCTTTTAGCAGTCGGAAGCGAAGGGATTCGATTCGTAGTACTTGGATGCCGCAAG GTGAAAAAAGAACCAAGCTCGAGGAAGAGAAAGGGATAATCATACGCTTTGTTATAGGACATAG TTCAACATCTGGTGGCATTCTTGATAAAGCTGTTGCTGCAGAGGAGCTTATGAATAGAGATTTCTTGAGACTG AATCACGTCGAAGGCTATCTCGAGCTATCAGCAAAGACAAAAACTTATTTTGCCACTGCCGTTGCTTTCTGGGATGCTGAGTTTTATGTTAAAGTTGATGATGATGTCCATGTCAACTTAG CTACTCTTGGATCAACTTTAGCTGCACATCGAAGGAAGCCTCGGGTTTACATTGGTTGTATGAAGTCTGGACCTGTCCTTTCTCAGAA gGGACTGAAGTACCATGAACCAGAGCATTGGATATTTGGTGGAGAAGGAAACAAGTACTTCCGTCATGCAACCGGGCAGCTTTATGCAATTTCAAAGGATTTGGCAAAGTATATACTAAAAAATCA ATGTGGAGCATGTTGA
- the LOC103484611 gene encoding probable beta-1,3-galactosyltransferase 2 isoform X1 — MSVKNRGGSELASRNAFSRNWVLLLCLGSFCAGMFFTNRMWLVPGGERSSKFFRVADAQMKIKSEDCNPQRNGYKASIIENSRTRLSIQELNDTIADLERKLAAAMDDNESVSKGSISLENPKTDYLNLKRRKYFMVIGINTAFSSRKRRDSIRSTWMPQGEKRTKLEEEKGIIIRFVIGHSSTSGGILDKAVAAEELMNRDFLRLNHVEGYLELSAKTKTYFATAVAFWDAEFYVKVDDDVHVNLATLGSTLAAHRRKPRVYIGCMKSGPVLSQKGLKYHEPEHWIFGGEGNKYFRHATGQLYAISKDLAKYILKNQNMLHKYANEDVSLGSWFIGLDVEHVDDRKLCCGTPPDCELKAQSGNPCVASFDWKCSGICKSVERIMEVHSRCGEDENDVWSRSF, encoded by the exons ATGTCGGTGAAGAACAGAGGAGGTAGCGAGCTTGCTTCAAGAAATGCATTCTCCAGGAACTGGGTTCTTCTGCTATGTCTTGGGAGCTTTTGCGCTGGAATGTTCTTCACTAACAG AATGTGGTTGGTTCCAGGAGGTGAAAGGAGTTCAAAGTTTTTTAGGGTTGCTGATGCACAAATGAAGATAAAATCTGAGGATTGTAACCCACAACGT AATGGATACAAAGCAAGCATTATTGAGAATTCAAGGACACGGCTCAGTATCCA GGAACTGAATGACACGATTGCGGATTTAGAAAGGAAATTAGCAGCCGCAATGGATGATAACGAATCTGTATCAAAGGGATCCATCTCATTGGAGAACCCGAAGACTGATTATTTGAATTTGAAGAGAAGAAAATACTTCATGGTTATAGGAATAAATACAGCTTTTAGCAGTCGGAAGCGAAGGGATTCGATTCGTAGTACTTGGATGCCGCAAG GTGAAAAAAGAACCAAGCTCGAGGAAGAGAAAGGGATAATCATACGCTTTGTTATAGGACATAG TTCAACATCTGGTGGCATTCTTGATAAAGCTGTTGCTGCAGAGGAGCTTATGAATAGAGATTTCTTGAGACTG AATCACGTCGAAGGCTATCTCGAGCTATCAGCAAAGACAAAAACTTATTTTGCCACTGCCGTTGCTTTCTGGGATGCTGAGTTTTATGTTAAAGTTGATGATGATGTCCATGTCAACTTAG CTACTCTTGGATCAACTTTAGCTGCACATCGAAGGAAGCCTCGGGTTTACATTGGTTGTATGAAGTCTGGACCTGTCCTTTCTCAGAA gGGACTGAAGTACCATGAACCAGAGCATTGGATATTTGGTGGAGAAGGAAACAAGTACTTCCGTCATGCAACCGGGCAGCTTTATGCAATTTCAAAGGATTTGGCAAAGTATATACTAAAAAATCA AAATATGCTGCACAAATATGCTAATGAAGATGTGTCTTTGGGATCTTGGTTCATTGGTTTAGATGTGGAGCATGTTGATGATAGAAAACTATGCTGCGGTACCCCACCTG ATTGTGAACTGAAAGCTCAGAGTGGAAACCCATGTGTGGCTTCATTTGACTGGAAATGCAGTGGCATCTGCAAGTCTGTAGAGAGGATAATGGAAGTTCATAGCCGCTGTGGAGAAGATGAGAATGATGTGTGGAGTAGAAGTTTTTGA
- the LOC103484614 gene encoding autophagy-related protein 8C yields MARSSFKLGIPLEKRQAEAARIREKYPDRIPVIVEKAGRSDIADIDRNKYLVPTDLTVGQFVYVVRKRIKLSAEKAIFVFVKDTLPSTGALMSAIYADNKDEDGFLYMSYSGENTFGGFLGGQ; encoded by the exons atGGCCAGAAGTTCGTTCAAACTTGGAATTCCTCTGG AAAAGAGGCAGGCTGAAGCTGCTCGTATAAGAGAGAAGTACCCGGATAGAATACCT GTGATTGTCGAGAAAGCTGGGAGGAGTGACATTGCTGACATTGATAGGAACAA ATACCTCGTCCCTACGGATTTAACTGTTGGACAGTTTGTTTACGTTGTTCGGAAACGGATTAAGCTTAGTGCTGAGAAAGCTATATTTGTTTTTGTGAAGGACACTCTACCATCAACTG GTGCATTGATGTCTGCAATTTATGCGGATAATAAGGACGAAGATGGTTTTCTTTACATGTCATACAGTGGAGAAAACACTTTTGGTGGGTTCCTTGGAGGACAATGA